A single region of the Stegostoma tigrinum isolate sSteTig4 chromosome 8, sSteTig4.hap1, whole genome shotgun sequence genome encodes:
- the nasp gene encoding nuclear autoantigenic sperm protein isoform X2, protein MADQEPSASTSSVAGSAEGADVSVEATKLLGTGKRHMVMEDFVAAVNTFQDACRLLSERHGEMADECGEAYFCYGKALLELARIERGVLGNALQGVPEDDDEETAAADADSRVENAENVADASGAADASGDDDENEETGEGKDTESEEVDNLQLAWEMLELAKVIFKRQESKEIQLCAAQAYLKLGEVGIESENYIQAIEDFHECLTIQEKHLEAHNRLLAETHYQLGLAYSLSNQYDFSLKHFKESFNVIEKRLAMLTERIEKAEEKGKSPAKDSDALSEDKQEVEELKELLPEIKAKIEDSEESKDDGSANKALQETLSRPPAFSGFETHSLTSTVPTLAVQTGKVMGEASTSSSNCVSNISHLVRKKRKPEDCENDNKEPKKAKQEESAMNGGCGDTAHDRNGVPEKMESEEFVSSKSEPEAQS, encoded by the exons ATGGCGGATCAGGAACCGAGCGCCTCCACATCCAGTGTGGCAGGCAGTGCCGAGGG TGCTGATGTCAGTGTTGAAGCCACAAAGTTACTTGGAACTGGCAAAAGACACATGGTGATGGAAGACTTTGTAGCAGCAGTCAATACCTTTCAAGATGCATGCAGGCTATT GAGTGAAAGACAtggagaaatggctgatgaatgtGGAGAAGCTTATTTCTGCTATGGAAAAGCCCTTCTGGAGTTGGCAAG AATTGAGCGTGGCGTTCTTGGTAATGCTCTTCAAGGAGTTCCTGAAGATGATGATGaagaaacagcagcagcagatgCGGACTCCAGAGTAGAAAATGCAGAGAATGTAGCTG ATGCCTCTGGTGCTGCTGATGCAAGTGGTGATGACGATGAAAATGAAGAGACTGGTGAAGGAAAG GATACTGAAAGTGAGGAAGTTGATAATTTGCAGCTGGCCTGGGAAATGCTTGAATTGGCAAAAGTGATCTTCAAAAGGCAA GAAAGTAAAGAAATACAACTCTGTGCAGCACAGGCTTATCTGAAACTGGGAGAAGTTGGAATAGAATCTG AGAACTACATTCAGGCTATTGAAGATTTCCACGAATGTCTGACCATTCAGGAAAAACACCTCGAGGCACATAACCGACTGTTGGCAGAAACCCATTATCAGTTGGGGCTGGCTTACAGTTTGAGTAATCAGTATGATTTCTCTCTAAAACATTTCAAGGAATCCTTTAATGTCATTGAGAAAAGGTTAG CCATGTTAACAGAGAGAATTGAGAAAGCAGAAGAGAAAGGCAAATCTCCAGCAAAAGACTCTGATGCTCTTTCTGAAGATAAGCAGGAGGTTGAGGAACTTAAAGAGCTGTTGCCAGAGATAAAAGCaaaaattgaagattcagaaGAATCCAAAGATGATGGAAGTGCAAATAAAGCCCTTCAGGAAACGTTG TCTAGACCACCTGCCTTTTCAGGGTTTGAAACCCACAGTCTTACAAGCACTGTACCAACATTAGCT GTACAGACTGGAAAAGTAATGGGTGAAGCTTCTACCTCCAGCTCAAACTGTGTGTCTAACATCAGTCATTTAGTAAGGAAAAAA AGGAAACCTGAAGATTGTGAGAATGATAATAAAGAGCCTAAAAAAGCCAAGCAGGAGGAGTCTGCTATGAATGGTGGATGTGGAGATACTGCTCATGATAGGAATGGAGTTCCTGAGAAAATGGAA tcTGAAGAATTTGTTTCCTCGAAGTCTGAACCGGAAGCTCAGAGCTAG
- the nasp gene encoding nuclear autoantigenic sperm protein isoform X4: MADQEPSASTSSVAGSAEGADVSVEATKLLGTGKRHMVMEDFVAAVNTFQDACRLLSERHGEMADECGEAYFCYGKALLELARIERGVLGNALQGVPEDDDEETAAADADSRVENAENVADASGAADASGDDDENEETGEGKDTESEEVDNLQLAWEMLELAKVIFKRQESKEIQLCAAQAYLKLGEVGIESENYIQAIEDFHECLTIQEKHLEAHNRLLAETHYQLGLAYSLSNQYDFSLKHFKESFNVIEKRLAMLTERIEKAEEKGKSPAKDSDALSEDKQEVEELKELLPEIKAKIEDSEESKDDGSANKALQETLSRPPAFSGFETHSLTSTVPTLARKPEDCENDNKEPKKAKQEESAMNGGCGDTAHDRNGVPEKMESEEFVSSKSEPEAQS; the protein is encoded by the exons ATGGCGGATCAGGAACCGAGCGCCTCCACATCCAGTGTGGCAGGCAGTGCCGAGGG TGCTGATGTCAGTGTTGAAGCCACAAAGTTACTTGGAACTGGCAAAAGACACATGGTGATGGAAGACTTTGTAGCAGCAGTCAATACCTTTCAAGATGCATGCAGGCTATT GAGTGAAAGACAtggagaaatggctgatgaatgtGGAGAAGCTTATTTCTGCTATGGAAAAGCCCTTCTGGAGTTGGCAAG AATTGAGCGTGGCGTTCTTGGTAATGCTCTTCAAGGAGTTCCTGAAGATGATGATGaagaaacagcagcagcagatgCGGACTCCAGAGTAGAAAATGCAGAGAATGTAGCTG ATGCCTCTGGTGCTGCTGATGCAAGTGGTGATGACGATGAAAATGAAGAGACTGGTGAAGGAAAG GATACTGAAAGTGAGGAAGTTGATAATTTGCAGCTGGCCTGGGAAATGCTTGAATTGGCAAAAGTGATCTTCAAAAGGCAA GAAAGTAAAGAAATACAACTCTGTGCAGCACAGGCTTATCTGAAACTGGGAGAAGTTGGAATAGAATCTG AGAACTACATTCAGGCTATTGAAGATTTCCACGAATGTCTGACCATTCAGGAAAAACACCTCGAGGCACATAACCGACTGTTGGCAGAAACCCATTATCAGTTGGGGCTGGCTTACAGTTTGAGTAATCAGTATGATTTCTCTCTAAAACATTTCAAGGAATCCTTTAATGTCATTGAGAAAAGGTTAG CCATGTTAACAGAGAGAATTGAGAAAGCAGAAGAGAAAGGCAAATCTCCAGCAAAAGACTCTGATGCTCTTTCTGAAGATAAGCAGGAGGTTGAGGAACTTAAAGAGCTGTTGCCAGAGATAAAAGCaaaaattgaagattcagaaGAATCCAAAGATGATGGAAGTGCAAATAAAGCCCTTCAGGAAACGTTG TCTAGACCACCTGCCTTTTCAGGGTTTGAAACCCACAGTCTTACAAGCACTGTACCAACATTAGCT AGGAAACCTGAAGATTGTGAGAATGATAATAAAGAGCCTAAAAAAGCCAAGCAGGAGGAGTCTGCTATGAATGGTGGATGTGGAGATACTGCTCATGATAGGAATGGAGTTCCTGAGAAAATGGAA tcTGAAGAATTTGTTTCCTCGAAGTCTGAACCGGAAGCTCAGAGCTAG
- the nasp gene encoding nuclear autoantigenic sperm protein isoform X1, whose product MADQEPSASTSSVAGSAEGADVSVEATKLLGTGKRHMVMEDFVAAVNTFQDACRLLSERHGEMADECGEAYFCYGKALLELARIERGVLGNALQGVPEDDDEETAAADADSRVENAENVADASGAADASGDDDENEETGEGKDTESEEVDNLQLAWEMLELAKVIFKRQESKEIQLCAAQAYLKLGEVGIESENYIQAIEDFHECLTIQEKHLEAHNRLLAETHYQLGLAYSLSNQYDFSLKHFKESFNVIEKRLAMLTERIEKAEEKGKSPAKDSDALSEDKQEVEELKELLPEIKAKIEDSEESKDDGSANKALQETLSRPPAFSGFETHSLTSTVPTLAVQTGKVMGEASTSSSNCVSNISHLVRKKSSLQRKPEDCENDNKEPKKAKQEESAMNGGCGDTAHDRNGVPEKMESEEFVSSKSEPEAQS is encoded by the exons ATGGCGGATCAGGAACCGAGCGCCTCCACATCCAGTGTGGCAGGCAGTGCCGAGGG TGCTGATGTCAGTGTTGAAGCCACAAAGTTACTTGGAACTGGCAAAAGACACATGGTGATGGAAGACTTTGTAGCAGCAGTCAATACCTTTCAAGATGCATGCAGGCTATT GAGTGAAAGACAtggagaaatggctgatgaatgtGGAGAAGCTTATTTCTGCTATGGAAAAGCCCTTCTGGAGTTGGCAAG AATTGAGCGTGGCGTTCTTGGTAATGCTCTTCAAGGAGTTCCTGAAGATGATGATGaagaaacagcagcagcagatgCGGACTCCAGAGTAGAAAATGCAGAGAATGTAGCTG ATGCCTCTGGTGCTGCTGATGCAAGTGGTGATGACGATGAAAATGAAGAGACTGGTGAAGGAAAG GATACTGAAAGTGAGGAAGTTGATAATTTGCAGCTGGCCTGGGAAATGCTTGAATTGGCAAAAGTGATCTTCAAAAGGCAA GAAAGTAAAGAAATACAACTCTGTGCAGCACAGGCTTATCTGAAACTGGGAGAAGTTGGAATAGAATCTG AGAACTACATTCAGGCTATTGAAGATTTCCACGAATGTCTGACCATTCAGGAAAAACACCTCGAGGCACATAACCGACTGTTGGCAGAAACCCATTATCAGTTGGGGCTGGCTTACAGTTTGAGTAATCAGTATGATTTCTCTCTAAAACATTTCAAGGAATCCTTTAATGTCATTGAGAAAAGGTTAG CCATGTTAACAGAGAGAATTGAGAAAGCAGAAGAGAAAGGCAAATCTCCAGCAAAAGACTCTGATGCTCTTTCTGAAGATAAGCAGGAGGTTGAGGAACTTAAAGAGCTGTTGCCAGAGATAAAAGCaaaaattgaagattcagaaGAATCCAAAGATGATGGAAGTGCAAATAAAGCCCTTCAGGAAACGTTG TCTAGACCACCTGCCTTTTCAGGGTTTGAAACCCACAGTCTTACAAGCACTGTACCAACATTAGCT GTACAGACTGGAAAAGTAATGGGTGAAGCTTCTACCTCCAGCTCAAACTGTGTGTCTAACATCAGTCATTTAGTAAGGAAAAAA TCTTCATTACAGAGGAAACCTGAAGATTGTGAGAATGATAATAAAGAGCCTAAAAAAGCCAAGCAGGAGGAGTCTGCTATGAATGGTGGATGTGGAGATACTGCTCATGATAGGAATGGAGTTCCTGAGAAAATGGAA tcTGAAGAATTTGTTTCCTCGAAGTCTGAACCGGAAGCTCAGAGCTAG
- the nasp gene encoding nuclear autoantigenic sperm protein isoform X3, which produces MWKRHILYADVSVEATKLLGTGKRHMVMEDFVAAVNTFQDACRLLSERHGEMADECGEAYFCYGKALLELARIERGVLGNALQGVPEDDDEETAAADADSRVENAENVADASGAADASGDDDENEETGEGKDTESEEVDNLQLAWEMLELAKVIFKRQESKEIQLCAAQAYLKLGEVGIESENYIQAIEDFHECLTIQEKHLEAHNRLLAETHYQLGLAYSLSNQYDFSLKHFKESFNVIEKRLAMLTERIEKAEEKGKSPAKDSDALSEDKQEVEELKELLPEIKAKIEDSEESKDDGSANKALQETLSRPPAFSGFETHSLTSTVPTLAVQTGKVMGEASTSSSNCVSNISHLVRKKSSLQRKPEDCENDNKEPKKAKQEESAMNGGCGDTAHDRNGVPEKMESEEFVSSKSEPEAQS; this is translated from the exons ATGTGGAAGCGCCACATTTTGTA TGCTGATGTCAGTGTTGAAGCCACAAAGTTACTTGGAACTGGCAAAAGACACATGGTGATGGAAGACTTTGTAGCAGCAGTCAATACCTTTCAAGATGCATGCAGGCTATT GAGTGAAAGACAtggagaaatggctgatgaatgtGGAGAAGCTTATTTCTGCTATGGAAAAGCCCTTCTGGAGTTGGCAAG AATTGAGCGTGGCGTTCTTGGTAATGCTCTTCAAGGAGTTCCTGAAGATGATGATGaagaaacagcagcagcagatgCGGACTCCAGAGTAGAAAATGCAGAGAATGTAGCTG ATGCCTCTGGTGCTGCTGATGCAAGTGGTGATGACGATGAAAATGAAGAGACTGGTGAAGGAAAG GATACTGAAAGTGAGGAAGTTGATAATTTGCAGCTGGCCTGGGAAATGCTTGAATTGGCAAAAGTGATCTTCAAAAGGCAA GAAAGTAAAGAAATACAACTCTGTGCAGCACAGGCTTATCTGAAACTGGGAGAAGTTGGAATAGAATCTG AGAACTACATTCAGGCTATTGAAGATTTCCACGAATGTCTGACCATTCAGGAAAAACACCTCGAGGCACATAACCGACTGTTGGCAGAAACCCATTATCAGTTGGGGCTGGCTTACAGTTTGAGTAATCAGTATGATTTCTCTCTAAAACATTTCAAGGAATCCTTTAATGTCATTGAGAAAAGGTTAG CCATGTTAACAGAGAGAATTGAGAAAGCAGAAGAGAAAGGCAAATCTCCAGCAAAAGACTCTGATGCTCTTTCTGAAGATAAGCAGGAGGTTGAGGAACTTAAAGAGCTGTTGCCAGAGATAAAAGCaaaaattgaagattcagaaGAATCCAAAGATGATGGAAGTGCAAATAAAGCCCTTCAGGAAACGTTG TCTAGACCACCTGCCTTTTCAGGGTTTGAAACCCACAGTCTTACAAGCACTGTACCAACATTAGCT GTACAGACTGGAAAAGTAATGGGTGAAGCTTCTACCTCCAGCTCAAACTGTGTGTCTAACATCAGTCATTTAGTAAGGAAAAAA TCTTCATTACAGAGGAAACCTGAAGATTGTGAGAATGATAATAAAGAGCCTAAAAAAGCCAAGCAGGAGGAGTCTGCTATGAATGGTGGATGTGGAGATACTGCTCATGATAGGAATGGAGTTCCTGAGAAAATGGAA tcTGAAGAATTTGTTTCCTCGAAGTCTGAACCGGAAGCTCAGAGCTAG